A section of the Styela clava chromosome 9, kaStyClav1.hap1.2, whole genome shotgun sequence genome encodes:
- the LOC120339985 gene encoding putative oxidoreductase TM_0325 has product MEKFSGKVVIITGASSGIGEATAVAFSKQGAKLTICGRNKERLEETAKKCRDNGAEVLQLVGDLSKFEELKPVIDITVSKFSRIDILINNAGRLEHCPISELQLDLFEDLFAILVRAPVFLCKYALPHLKETKGCVVNVSSIASLKTFPLTFNVSYEMIKAALDNFTRGFSAECASYGVRVNSINPGVVKTRLVENLKYTKEQQEKIMENFSKIHKLGFMEPETIADGIVFLCSSSHITGIMLPVDSGSLNA; this is encoded by the exons ATGGAGAAGTTCAGCGGAAAAGTGGTGATCATTACAG GTGCATCAAGTGGAATAGGAGAGGCCACTGCCGTTGCCTTTTCAAAACAAGGGgcaaaattaacaatttgtGGAAGAAACAAAGAAAGACTAGAAGAAACTGCTAAAAAATGTAGAGATAATGGCGCAGAG GTTTTACAATTAGTTGGAGATCTATCAAAGTTTGAAGAATTGAAACCCGTGATCGATATAACAGTTAGCAAGTTTTCCAGAATTGATATCTTGATAAACAACGCGGGTCGCCTGGAACATTGTCCAATTTCTGAA cTCCAGCTTGATTTATTTGAAGATTTGTTTGCGATTCTTGTTCGTGCACCTGTTTTTCTTTGTAAATATGCATTGCCTCACCTTAAAGAGACAAAAG GTTGCGTGGTCAATGTGTCAAGTATAGCAAGTCTCAAAACATTTCCTTTGACATTCAATGTGTCGTACGAAATGATTAAGGCAGCGTTAGACAATTTCACAAGAGGATTTTCAGCAG aatGTGCTTCATATGGCGTTCGTGTTAACAGCATCAA TCCAGGTGTTGTGAAAACGAGActtgttgaaaatttaaaatacacaaAAGAGCAACAAGAGAAG ATTATGgaaaattttagtaaaattcaCAAGCTCGGATTTATGGAACCAGAAACTATAGCTGATGGAATAGTATTTTTATGTTCTTCGTCTCACATTACTGGTATAATGCTGCCGGTAGACTCCGGATCTTTGAACGCTTGA
- the LOC120339984 gene encoding uncharacterized protein LOC120339984 has protein sequence MAKFGGKVVIITGASSGIGAATAVAFSKEGAKLAICGRNKARLNETAKICKDNGSEVVEIIGDVSDFDHLQHIVNTTVGHFKGIDILINNAGIGSYSSIVDLEVKHYEKLFRTNLLAAVFLCKYAFPYLKQSKGCVVNVSSILGLRTMPILKSVPYGMLKSALDYFTRGFAAECLECGIRVNSINPGPVMTRIRPEQPITKDEGVKIRKFMKERAMPGYMQPIVIADGILYLCSSRHITGICLPIDAGVLSKLFISTGAASGIGAATAIEFAKEGANLSICDKEKAGLANTAKACRDAGVEVFEIVVDLSEFENLGTVISKTVEKFSSIDILVNNAGRGLFGYIADMELEDFELLYRTNLRAPVFLCKFALPHLKKTKGCVVNVSSLLGLRHFNATRKVHYGMLKCALDHFTRGFAAECSPFGIRVNSVNPGTVVTNNEANTEIRTVPEDILEKSKADFEKLQPFGFMEPKTIADGILFLCSSPHITGISLPIESGALVS, from the exons ATGGCAAAATTTGGAGGAAAAGTTGTAATTATTACAG GAGCTTCCAGTGGAATAGGTGCAGCCACCGCGGTAGCATTTTCAAAAGAAGGTGCCAAATTAGCGATCTGTGGAAGAAACAAGGCAAGGTTGAACGAAACGGCTAAAATATGTAAAGATAATGGGTCAGAG GTCGTAGAAATAATCGGAGATGTGTCCGATTTTGACCATTTGCAACACATCGTGAATACAACTGTTGGACACTTCAAAGGTATTGACATCCTAATCAACAACGCCGGTATTGGATCCTATTCGTCTATTGTGGAC CTGGAGGTTAAACATTATGAAAAGTTGTTTAGAACAAATCTTCTTGCTGCCGTTTTTCTTTGCAAATATGCTTTCCCGTATTTGAAGCAGAGTAAAG GATGTGTGGTTAACGTGTCAAGCATACTCGGTTTACGCACAATGCCCATCTTGAAATCTGTTCCGTATGGTATGCTAAAAAGTGCATTGGATTATTTTACAAGGGGATTTGCTGCAG AATGTCTCGAGTGTGGTATACGCGTAAATAGTATCAA TCCAGGTCCAGTGATGACGAGAATTCGGCCAGAACAGCCAATAACTAAAGATGAAGGCGTAAAG ATAAGAAAATTTATGAAAGAACGGGCCATGCCTGGTTATATGCAGCCAATTGTGATAGCTGATggaatattatatttatgttcGTCGCGCCATATAACTGGGATATGTCTACCAATAGATGCAGGAGTTTTGAGCAAACTT TTTATCTCAACAGGAGCAGCAAGCGGCATTGGTGCAGCTACCGCAATTGAATTTGCAAAAGAAGGGGCGAACCTATCTATTTGTGACAAAGAAAAAGCAGGATTGGCAAATACAGCAAAGGCATGTCGAGATGCCGGGGTAGAG GTGTTCGAAATCGTTGTAGATTTATCCGAATTTGAAAATCTGGGAACCGTAATTAGTAAAACCGTCGAAAAATTTTCTTCCATCGATATCTTGGTGAACAATGCCGGCCGTGGATTGTTTGGTTACATTGCCGAT atGGAACTTGAAGATTTTGAGTTGTTGTATCGAACGAATCTACGAGCACCAGTCTTCCTTTGTAAATTCGCGTTGCCACATTTAAAGAAAACGAAAG gtTGCGTTGTCAATGTTTCGAGTCTTCTTGGGTTGCGTCATTTTAACGCTACACGAAAAGTACATTATGGAATGTTGAAATGCGCATTGGATCATTTTACTAGAGGATTTGCGGCGGAATGTAGCCCCTTTGGTATTCGAGTTAACAGTGTCAA CCCAGGAACTGTTGTAACAAACAATGAAGCAAATACAGAGATACGGACTGTACCAGAAGATATCTTGGAAAAA AGCAAAGCAGACTTCGAAAAACTTCAACCGTTCGGATTTATGGAGCCGAAGACAATAGCAGATGGAATATTATTCTTGTGTTCTTCCCCACATATTACTGGAATATCACTGCCAATTGAATCCGGTGCATTGGTTTCGTAA